The following is a genomic window from Mya arenaria isolate MELC-2E11 chromosome 4, ASM2691426v1.
CACACCTGCCTTACAATGGAGCATACAGGGCAATGGTAGTTGTTCTGACAGGTTGGGCAGTTATCCCCGGCCGCCCCCTTACCTTACACTGGATCATGACAGGGCAATGGTAGTTGTTCTGACAAATTGGGCAGTTATCCCCGCCCACACCTACCTTACAATGGAGCATGATGGGATCCTGGTAGTCGTCCTGACAGATTGGGCAGTTTTCCCCGCGAGATTTCACCTCCTCAACACTTGGCTCAACGCCATACTTCTGCAATACAATATTAGATTTCATAACATGTGCCTTGACAttgaaattatgtatatttaatttctATCAGCTGAATAAGCAGGGGAGCCATGACTACCGTATTTACATATCATTGATCAAtctttatttcagaaattatttttttttataattgtttaataatgaaatggaaactgtatttatataatattaaaaatgaaattataattttcatatcTGAAATCTACAGTTTTACAAGTCACAATATCATATTGCCAAAAAAAGGAGCAAATACTATTAAAAAAGATGTCTTTACATTTCTCatttaggtaaaaaaaaaaaaaaatgcattgcaAGAATATTTCACCACTTACCACATCTGTTAAGAATGTGAAGAAAGCCTTTTTTAATATTACTAAGTTTCGGCATAAATTCCAAATctgaaatttacaaaaacatcatcccgttataaataaaaatatataaaattccTAATACTGATGTGTCCTTAAAATGTAAACTCAACATTAATACTAATGGATGAtatgatttgaaattaaatggtAATGCAgtccaaactcgctatgtcgacgtcggatatctcgactatccggttatgtcgactattttctccggtcccgaatttattccttttaattatatataaaataaatctgcttgtGTCGATTTTTCTATCGCGATTTTTTCGCTATGTTGACCTCCTATTTCAGTCCCattggtcgaatttcacacattttccctTATGTCGAACTGTAAAACGATTTGTAGGGTCGAAAATTGTCACCAAGGTTTGTGGCATGTCGCTAATTTTCCGTGcttgtcaaaataacaaactgtcataattgcaGGTTAATTGATGagtgtgaataattaaagatatttgtttatgtttttgattaaagagTCTTTTATTGATCAAGCTATACATTGAAACGCACAATTTAGGATTCTAGATTCAagattcaacttatttattaagtaacttgaACATAAAGTGCTCCTCATTACATGatagatataatacattcaattaaacatatatacaacgatAACATGATAGGTTTGAAATCTCATACATGAGAAAAGAACTgataatcaatatttgaacataaaacttaaacattagATACTTTTACATTAcactaacatttcacttacacaGTGAGGATGGACTAACAACTAAATAGtaaaaatttatataataattttcatgatgAAAGCTTTTAAAGATACATTATGGTATGCAAAAAAGCCAAAATGTAAACCTTTAATAAAGatcatgaaacaatatttacaaagttATGATGACGTTTAAAtgctttagaaataaatttgcacAAATTAAGCTGCTCGGAATAATTCGTATCTTGCATAAGATCAATAAATTTCATCATACTAGGCCTAACAACATATGATCTTCTCAAATACATTCTCCGTTAATCAACATATAcatcacaaacacaaacaaaatgaaactcatcttcaatgtcaccATTATTACATATGGTGCAATAACGTTCATGATGATCAATTCTGTTATTTCCATAACCCccagtttcaatacgtaacTGGTGAGACGAGAGTTCTTTTAAATAATAGGTTTGCTGTTTCCACGACtgtaacaagaccgttcaattgcaGAAGTCGGACATATATCAAACTCAAATGTGTTTGGATTGGTgatacttttttgtaatttggaTGTGTCGAATGTTTGTTATCTCGACTCTTTCCCTAGGTCCCgacaaagtcgacataacgagtttcgactgtacaagGAAAACCTTTTGgaattttacttacttttactATAACATAAGCAGTTGCTAGAATGGCGAAAAATATAAGTTTTCCTGACACTGGTTGGTCATACAGAAAATGGACCCAAGGAAGCACCGGTAAAGTTGTTCTGTACAGCTGTGTTAACATCTCTATCATCATGTAGTACTTTCCCTgcaatacaattttaacattaaaatgatgaaaaactATTATCGAAAGAAAAATTGTGCAAAAATTTAGAGTGATGATAATAGCTTGAACTGTCAGAATCATATGTATTGCAcataccaaattattttttgttttatcaacagGTAAAATTTGTTTCATCTTTCCATCGAACACATTTCCTTTCTCACTAAGTCCTTTGCACACCTACTTTTCTCTTCTGTGGAAGGCAGAGTGTCGGGGTGACTGCAACTAGGGCCTTCAGAATGATGGCACCAAAACGTACAGTGTAGTCCGAGATCACAGCCACCCAGAACAGGTCAAACACATCTCCCTTCCACGTGGCTGGTAGCCTGTAATACAGCCTGCAACAACACCATGGCATGTTCATGTCACGCTCTTTTAAGCATAGTTATAAAATTTATAGGTTTCCGACTTCATTAGTTAAATAACAGGCTATTTAAATATCCTCAAATTGTGTAGAAGACAGTTACAGACAACAGAATATCACAACAAGACTCACAAACtctcatttttataaaagaacTTACACTCTATGCAGCTCTTGTTCGGAAAAGAACAGGTATATAACAGCTATTTGGAACGTCAAAAACACAATAAGCCACAGGCCGGACATGTAAACCCCTCTAGAATGTTGCTTGTCCTGAAAAGAGAACATGAATTTACAGTTCTACACCCATACTACTAAAATTAAAATTGCGTTAGTTTATTAATAAGGTTAAGCAAAAAGAACTGTGTTGTTTGAGCTGCAAGATTCTGGTTCATGGATGAAAAAGAAATCAACTAAACAAGAGATGGGTGATGTTacaataaaggattttagtcagaacttcaataatcttaaatccTTATTAACATTACAAATACCAAGACATTTATTTGTTCCTCAACTTCAGGTTCATTTTTATCACTGGCTCAAAATTGGAACATTTTTGTAATGACCCCTTGGggttaacatcatcatcatcagtgaCAATACCTACCCTAAGTGAAGTAATATGAACAATTTCAATCATCCTTGTATTGGCATAATGGAAAACCAGCGACAAGCCTAAGAACACCAAAATACCTGCAATAAAAGttgtagtttttcacaaaatgttCATACCATAATATCAAGAAGTGCtttaagaatattaaaaaaagataagaaGAAATAAGAATGTGCTCAAGTCATGGAAACATTTGTATTGCGTTATTCCAAACATTACAAAATCCATCAGACTTTGTGATAATTTAAGAGttgtttaaagacaaacatCTTATGTGGTGCATGTCAAAGTGGCACTTAAATGCATGGTAAATAGGTTCTTCTGTAATTTTTATTAAGGCATGTATTTAGAGATAGCATTGTTAATACTGGAACAGAAATACTCTGTTAGCTGGTTAAAATGCAAACTTATGATTCAATTTCCTATACCATTGTTTTTAGCAGTGTAATATCACACACAGCACATACATACCTAGGACATGGTCTGCTAGGAGTCTGAGAGCGAGGAGGATAATGAATGTGAAGGAGCCAAGGAGCACGCTCCAATCCTGTGGCACCACCTGTTGGCTGTGTGTGTGTCCGTGTGGCCCAGCCTCCTCATCAGCTGCTCATATTAAACAATGTCCtaacaaaaattatattttcatatgtaCACTATGTTACATTCATTTCTGATTAAAACTGAAATAGTTGAAGAGATTACCTACATCTATAATAGTGCAAATCAATTACTAAAACTTGTTTCCCCCCAATGTTGTAGCTGacaaataatcaatgatggacatgaaatttttACTTTTCGACTGGAGATGAACCAAAATTGGGGTCATTTACTGGGGTCATGACCAtcctacataccaagtatgGAGATCCTTGGTCCAAGTGATCTtaagcggaaacgaagtgtgacaaACAGACAAGTGAccaacaaatcatttttcatctgaagttcactgtgacattgacctttgacctactgacctcaaaattaaaaggggtcatctactactCATGTCCAACTAGCATActaagtatgaaattcctggttgcaagcgttctttaaTTATTGAACAGAATCCATTTTTTAGATTAAGCTCATCGCCAACATACTAATTTTTCACCAGAAGGTTACTgccaccttgacctttgacctactgatctcaaaatgattaggggtcatctattggtcataACCAatctgcataccaagtatgaagttcctgggtccaggCGTTCATAAGTCTCTGTCCAAGTTTTAGTAATTGTTTAAACAcaatcttttataaatatgtacctGGAGTATTTGTGTGCTGACCTATAACCTCCTGCAGCTGGGCTTCCAGCATATCAAGTTGGTCTGTGCCCTGGGGTCTG
Proteins encoded in this region:
- the LOC128232935 gene encoding RING finger and transmembrane domain-containing protein 2-like, whose protein sequence is MANNEDRNPRRTIWNLRSNINNIPSNIVRNQNVQHQVGQVVRGVIPGVNPQPEYHRNPYLQHLYTQHDVDGGRPQGTDQLDMLEAQLQEVIGQHTNTPADEEAGPHGHTHSQQVVPQDWSVLLGSFTFIILLALRLLADHVLGILVFLGLSLVFHYANTRMIEIVHITSLRDKQHSRGVYMSGLWLIVFLTFQIAVIYLFFSEQELHRVLYYRLPATWKGDVFDLFWVAVISDYTVRFGAIILKALVAVTPTLCLPQKRKGKYYMMIEMLTQLYRTTLPVLPWVHFLYDQPVSGKLIFFAILATAYVIVKIWNLCRNLVILKKAFFTFLTDVKYGVEPSVEEVKSRGENCPICQDDYQDPIMLHCKHIFCENCVSIWFDREKTCPMCRAEIQHESPVWQDGSTSAHLQWY